The following proteins come from a genomic window of Malus sylvestris chromosome 4, drMalSylv7.2, whole genome shotgun sequence:
- the LOC126619787 gene encoding uncharacterized protein LOC126619787, whose amino-acid sequence MKNLARVLKLATPGSIVSFPALTRVVGVAPPPQFHLATRFIASKVADAAAKPQIMASSYSSSSFYSDPCLDIFFKVRPPPASAARTSHTDTALINSLEQRLPLAWSHNPLTTLKLIFNLSTNHFYPEASSAATSWLHRNHPRTLAHNLDSFGGLYAIVEILYSLLLPQDQQETEVEEMEEKHRQRYDRDPHYKSLHDRAMDIFVERLKSDIQKMQQNKLELKPSDYLTDDDDHEEDDSREHDSPREHDSVIRPIDADAFADLYVSEAADCFLTTFPSDAHAIRAIALRESTARRLFPLVSQSQQPDQSSKEDDQWERLRKEFLAPLQKYYKRQGRFNPRRWGVDIKYLEQVKASAASASKGNLSCVIEPDALLPHFIIRYLEDANVGEAAELQWNALLRKHKEGAKFRNCFAVCNMDRIMGGARELIASLGLFVSELNEEPAWKGKLISSAPLPAAAGDDHALLFSFRLPHLYSVPRNDGLRSKLSFLKGMDGCLVVHLQKVFDLILQVTVNENLKPDQMIQKLFIFDDDMGPDFFDGAAWETQYEAIRTMFKDKGYGDDAVPHILFWDIWCRELPSIALPRPGVTLLRGRSNNLVRSFLENGGDIGPHHVMEAAFSDEQFQALAVVD is encoded by the coding sequence ATGAAGAATCTGGCCAGGGTTCTGAAATTAGCAACACCAGGCAGCATTGTTTCTTTTCCTGCACTGACAAGGGTGGTTGGTGTCGCTCCTCCTCCGCAATTCCACCTCGCAACAAGATTCATAGCGTCCAAGGTGGCCGACGCCGCCGCTAAGCCTCAGATTATGGCTTCCTCctactcctcctcctccttctacAGCGACCCGTGCCTCGATATCTTTTTCAAGGTGCGACCACCACCAGCATCTGCCGCCCGTACTTCCCACACTGACACTGCCCTCATCAACTCTCTCGAGCAACGGCTCCCACTCGCCTGGTCCCACAACCCCCTCACCACCCTCAAGCTTATCTTCAACCTCTCCACAAATCACTTCTATCCGGAAGCCTCGTCCGCGGCCACGTCTTGGCTCCACCGCAACCACCCCAGAACTCTGGCGCATAACCTTGACTCTTTCGGGGGATTGTACGCCATTGTCGAGATTCTCTACAGCCTTCTCCTTCCGCAGGACCAGCAGGAGACGGAGGTGGAGGAGATGGAGGAGAAACACCGCCAGAGATACGACCGCGATCCGCATTACAAGTCCTTGCACGACCGCGCTATGGATATTTTCGTGGAGCGGCTCAAGTCCGATATTCAAAAGATGCAGCAGAACAAGCTGGAACTCAAGCCTTCTGATTATTTAACTGATGACGACGATCATGAAGAGGATGATTCTCGGGAACATGATTCTCCTCGGGAACATGATTCTGTTATACGTCCTATTGATGCTGATGCTTTTGCTGATCTCTACGTCTCCGAGGCCGCAGACTGTTTCCTCACCACATTCCCCTCCGACGCCCATGCCATCCGCGCCATTGCGCTTCGCGAAAGCACTGCCAGGCGGCTCTTCCCTTTGGTGTCGCAATCGCAACAACCAGATCAATCATCAAAGGAGGATGATCAGTGGGAGCGGCTGAGGAAGGAGTTCTTGGCGCCCTTGCAGAAGTACTACAAGCGTCAGGGCAGGTTCAACCCGAGACGGTGGGGTGTGGATATTAAATATTTGGAGCAGGTGAAAGCCTCAGCAGCATCAGCTAGCAAAGGCAATTTAAGCTGCGTCATAGAGCCCGATGCTTTGCTTCCACATTTTATCATACGATATTTGGAAGATGCGAATGTTGGGGAGGCGGCTGAGCTTCAGTGGAATGCATTGCTGCGCAAGCACAAGGAGGGTGCCAAATTCAGAAACTGCTTCGCTGTATGTAACATGGACAGAATTATGGGCGGGGCTAGGGAATTGATTGCGAGTTTGGGACTTTTTGTGAGTGAACTGAATGAAGAGCCAGCCTGGAAAGGAAAGCTGATCAGTTCCGCTCCTCTTCCTGCTGCTGCCGGGGATGACCACGCTCTGTTATTTAGTTTTCGTCTTCCTCATCTGTATTCAGTACCCCGCAACGATGGCCTAAGGTCCAAATTATCTTTTTTGAAGGGAATGGATGGCTGCCTGGTAGTTCATTTGCAAAAGGTGTTTGATTTGATCCTCCAAGTGACTGTCAATGAGAATTTGAAGCCAGATCAGATGATCCAGAAGCTCTTTATCTTCGACGACGACATGGGCCCTGATTTTTTTGATGGCGCGGCCTGGGAGACTCAGTACGAGGCCATAAGGACCATGTTTAAGGACAAAGGGTATGGGGATGATGCGGTGCCTCACATTCTGTTTTGGGATATTTGGTGCCGGGAATTGCCTTCAATCGCTTTGCCTCGTCCAGGGGTGACGCTATTGCGTGGCAGGTCTAATAATTTGGTCAGGTCCTTCTTGGAGAATGGTGGGGATATTGGCCCGCACCATGTCATGGAAGCAGCCTTCTCGGACGAACAGTTTCAAGCTCTTGCTGTTGTGGACTGA